In the Sandaracinus amylolyticus genome, TCGCGATCGCGCAACCCCCGCCCTCGCTCGACGTGCCGCCGTCCACGCCCACGCCCGCGTCCGATTCTTCGTCGACGCATCCGGGGCTCGCGCAGCGCAGCGCGACGTCGGCGCACTGGTAATAGTAGGGATCCGAGCTCCCGTACATCACCTGGATCAGCTGCAGCGTGCAGCGCTCGCACTCGACACGCGGCAGCGTGACCTCGAGCTCGTAGCTCCCTCCGCCGCCGCGATCCGTGATGTCGTCCGCGAGCACCTCGACGCCCGCCGGCGTGATCCACGCGCCGTCCATCGACACCGGCGCGTCGAGATCGTCGTCACCGTCGCGATCGAACGCGATGCGGTAGTGACCGTCGTGATCGACCGTCTCGTCCCAGCGCACCACGACGCGCTGCCCCGGCTCGAGCACCGTCACACGATCGGTGCGCGTCCCACCGGCGCGCCCGCACGGCGCTTCCTTCTGCTCGGTCGCCGGATATCGCGACGTGGGGCTCGTCATCGTGACGTGCGCGCGCACGGTCGCTGGCAACAGCGCAGCGAGCGCGGCGAGCAGGACGACGGTCCGACGCATCGCGCGATGATACCCGCGGCTGCCGGAGATGGTCAGGAGCGCCGTGCGTCGAGCCACGGAGCGGCGGCGATCACGCCGATCGCGACCACGAAGAACACGGCCCAGAACACTTCGTTCGCCGGCACGACACGAACGCTAACATTCGTTCTTGACAGTCGGAAGCTCCTCGCTAATCTCTGCCTCCCCCACGCGGAAGTGGCGGAATTGGCAGACGCACCAGACTAAGGATCTGGCGGGTAACCCCCGTGGAGGTTCAAGTCCTCTCTTCCGCAGATTCGTAAGGCGCAGGCCCCCGTTCGAACTCGTTTCGGACGGGGGCTTTCGTCTTTCCGGGGCTGTGTTTCCGCCGCAGCGTCGTGGTTTCCGCCGCAGCGTCGTGGTTTCCGCCGCAGCGTCGTGGTTTCCGCCGCAGCGTCGTGGTTTCCGCCGCAGCGTCGTGGTTTCAGCCGCAGCGTCGTGCCCGCGCTCTCGAGCGTGAATCGAAATCGCACGCACGACTGGCACTCTCGATCGCCGCGTGACTCACGCGCTCGCCGAGCCGGTCGAGCACGTCCGTCGTGCCCGCCTGCGCGTGCTCGGCCGTGCCCGCTCCTGCGCGCATCAACTTGACCGCTCGTCCCCACTCGTGCGCTGATCGCACCCATGTTCCAGGAAGTCCTGAAGGACGTCGTCGATCGCACCGAGGGTGGAATCGCCGGGCTCGTGATGGGC is a window encoding:
- a CDS encoding SCE4755 family polysaccharide monooxygenase-like protein translates to MRRTVVLLAALAALLPATVRAHVTMTSPTSRYPATEQKEAPCGRAGGTRTDRVTVLEPGQRVVVRWDETVDHDGHYRIAFDRDGDDDLDAPVSMDGAWITPAGVEVLADDITDRGGGGSYELEVTLPRVECERCTLQLIQVMYGSSDPYYYQCADVALRCASPGCVDEESDAGVGVDGGTSSEGGGCAIAMPGDDERWSVALLPIVIGGLLRWRRRR